A stretch of the Panicum virgatum strain AP13 chromosome 9N, P.virgatum_v5, whole genome shotgun sequence genome encodes the following:
- the LOC120687821 gene encoding uncharacterized protein LOC120687821 isoform X15, translating into MDHDDSDFQSQNFQLVGEDSNRFPSGLRPFALPKLDIEDQLQGHLRFDNLIDSEAFFSVQGHESNWIEVLSTGSSVVDFSSSAAESCSKTNNVWSEATSTESVEMLLKSVGEIETTGNMDSNAHLQLSAMDSQIDQSNVHPDSTSSPTDSTVVPTEKDQSQSTHSRMTDGPDHSQSTHSRMAADPSNTDPQLERFAPFLMDKKSEQAAASVAEKCIASEKLSSSINTSGSCPAVGGYFEGVQDDLSLDKLNVPSAEVNSRNLNNEPFTGLAPLQNIYVTDSYHFEQDNKESEVDVAPQDSEVCHFNENKVEGGLTESLGTVNLSSQVSNETLLPESSDGLLEAITNPLKLHRSDGTCNIVNSTLQLSFSPVQHETEGLSSSVDRSNELIINEFGVSSNSAPSHRSEADSRNSNPHLVSSLSPKRKVADATGVPEETMNAGANSTNISCTGDESKLEVLEHNKDSVDNLESGAMEEKTMDKIPVVSGNMEQMVENNHEENASGATDTSKDKVESSDSIAPENSSADAFNASEDPKIPSINHEGSFNECDTPGIEEEPESSHLVLSTSGPHEKMSAPVISSSSGIGITSTTVTDTFGTPADKNGCSIGVSAADSSALPDERDLIVSTMNHEVPSKEGAKSALGDEDNNVISPGSEPGGVMSAVPVDSNTDVYGSTVSVAKKEEYTEQANSLGGSTTAETQDKSGNHPDASSPKCQTDKSLIQGEQHTDPATPPALGISSGNVAEKVVETPQNASNDLNARVQDAVLNHGTDHSPGTVTSQGKVGSSIVEPGNGNGIRTSATCGSPSVISCSEPSPQEGGQGSNALLHHTPLDVQSGDPKDCEANADAAQSSKQCSTRNLESALGSEETNTAGGDRSFSFEVGAPPNASEKAHSPVWSPFPRYTASQSTEMTPENPQPGSSLKSISDVSKETSIAKAGKEQLSERKVAESAGGPSDNSNIGDSTKSSSSPPEKSQQHPTPEPSDLVKFPFTDPQHLQLRAQIFVYGALIQGTPPGEAYMVAAFGESGGGGKPTWEAAWRAALERFQYQKSLYTGLETPTSSRIGSSVPDKANKSTAVRTAPASKKGGKTVVPAHSTATLHGTFSVPLGSSTFNLQRGTHLDFSQAVSPFTYNSHMRQSSPGVAPWYTQSPGPRPAPWLIPPQNLIFDSSMQAAGPTNETAKGASSKIISISHTVSPVLVPPSSAPSIVSSAAVVNDEKQKAPASSSKKGTASQKPRKRKKASASPEQQSVIASPQLKADVTSSIPATNHTSGFTLSTHSPSNALVSRVVPNTGQLTSIPNYQITGGMDSEQGIIFSEQIRSAIEQSTVQAKGASMHSVEAVRHKEGIWSHLSTISKNKLPREVEEKLTSAAAAAEAAVSVAKAAAEAAKMASEAALQAKMMAEEALSSSTSLKSMHHEAGEVGISSNPPGQSSSTPASSLKSKENSRTPGSILSVARKAARKRVEEASAATKRAENLDAILKAAEFAAEAVFRAGTIIGMGEPLPFTLRELLEAGPDGYWKSESVRNKAGSGNHNPVTETLEVDAPANFSKSGRKRGRKPKYDQALPNSEPSSSGKELLPEGIHSGHGVEDVPTTMALDSNKNSTAPVNIIWNGIEKGSAVEVLSDKGGFGVAWFSAKVVDINENNTFVSYHNHNGTGPHEEQVPLRQDGDKPPQIRLPYPATLSKFKTRKRRRETAGSCLWVIGDHVDAWVNDSWREGVIAQNYEGDETKYVVQFSVGGGGESLVVDAWNLRPSRVWKDGQWTEWSSARERKSKSNKGDSPLEKRQRTDLLQAGGDLSTVGEAGGPSKDKNTNNTKKPEELKQLALSQEEMVFNVGKSVVENKSDALAFKRPGLQKEGSKVVYGVPKHGKKKKFMEVSKHYDVGQSDKISEGNASSRFAKHSMPQLPRPRENTSKVDHNRGRRVAEMRSRIPKPTKSQNVAANSVPDEDSLPKSIPNSGVSERSFTLAESNTSTSNTKKPTVEKNNSALGTGPRTVVPSVSEMQPAYTDPTSKQNVSTNNRAKRKYVPPVGNVNRSTLRTCEKTSSDSGEPQRTSSDSAEPRRSNRRIQPTSRLLEGLQSSLIISKVPGEKVPRSNYKSASSRGRAHG; encoded by the exons ATGGATCATGATGATAGCGATTTTCAGAGCCAAAACTTTCAACTAGTTGGTGAAGACAGTAACAGGTTCCCTTCAGGTTTGCGGCCATTTGCACTCCCAAAACTTGATATCGAGGACCAGCTACAAGGCCATCTTCGATTTGATAATTTGATAGATTCAGAAGCATTTTTCAGCGTGCAAGGGCACGAGAGTAATTGGATTGAGGTTTTGTCTACCGGAAGCAGTGTTGTTGATTTTAGTTCCAGTGCTGCTGAATCGTGCTCGAAAACTAATAATGTCTGGTCAGAGGCAACATCCACAGAATCTGTGGAAATGTTATTGAAATCAGTGGGAGAAATTGAGACAACTGGTAACATGGACAGTAATGCACACCTTCAGTTAAGTGCTATGGACAGCCAAATCGATCAGTCGAACGTGCATCCTGATTCCACTAGCTCTCCAACAGATAGTACTGTAGTGCCAACCGAAAAAGATCAGTCTCAGAGCACTCATTCTAGAATGACTGATGGTCCTGATCATTCTCAGAGTACTCATTCTAGAATGGCTGCTGACCCTTCAAACACCGATCCCCAGCTTGAGCGTTTTGCTCCTTTCTTGATGGACAAGAAATCTGAGCAGGCAGCAGCTTCTGTTGCTGAGAAGTGCATAGCAAGTGAGAAGCTGTCCTCTTCAATTAACACATCAGGAAGCTGCCCAGCTGTTGGCGGCTATTTTGAAGGAGTTCAGGACGACCTTTCTCTGGACAAACTCAATGTACCCTCCGCCGAAGTAAATTCTAGGAACTTGAATAATGAACCTTTCACAGGGTTGGCTCCCCTTCAGAACATATATGTCACTGATTCATATCACTTTGAACAGGATAATAAAGAATCGGAGGTTGATGTTGCACCTCAGGATTCGGAGGTATGCCATTTTAATGAAAATAAAGTTGAAGGAGGACTAACTGAGTCTTTGGGCACTGTGAACTTGTCCAGTCAGGTTAGCAATGAAACTCTATTGCCAGAAAGTTCTGATGGATTGCTAGAGGCCATTACAAATCCACTTAAGCTGCACAGAAGTGATGGTACTTGTAATATAGTCAACAGCACTCTTCAACTATCTTTTTCCCCAGTGCAACATGAAACTGAAGGTCTGAGTAGTTCAGTTGACAGGAGCAATGAACTCATCATCAACGAGTTTGGTGTTAGTTCAAATTCTGCTCCATCTCACCGATCTGAGGCAGACTCACGAAATTCTAATCCTCATCTTGTCAGTTCTCTGTCTCCCAAAAGAAAGGTTGCTGACGCCACTGGTGTTCCTGAAGAAACAATGAATGCTGGAGCCAATAGTACAAATATCAGCTGTACTGGTGATGAATCAAAACTTGAAGTATTGGAGCACAATAAAGATTCTGTTGATAACCTAGAAAGTGGTGCCATGGAAGAAAAGACAATGGATAAAATACCTGTAGTTTCAGGAAATATGGAGCAAATGGTGGAAAATAACCATGAAGAAAATGCTAGTGGTGCTACAGACACATCAAAAGATAAGGTTGAATCTTCTGACAGTATTGCACCCGAAAACTCTTCAGCTGACGCTTTCAATGCTTCAGAGGATCCAAAAATTCCCTCAATAAATCATGAGGGGTCATTCAATGAATGTGATACTCCTGGTATAGAAGAGGAGCCTGAAAGCTCGCATTTGGTCCTTTCTACTTCTGGGCCTCATGAGAAAATGTCAGCACCGGTGATCAGTTCAAGCAGTGGCATTGGCATCACTTCTACCACTGTTACTGACACTTTCGGTACTCCAGCAGATAAAAATGGCTGTTCAATAGGTGTTTCTGCTGCTGATTCTTCTGCTTTACCAGATGAGAGGGATTTGATTGTGTCCACGATGAATCATGAGGTGCCATCCAAGGAAGGTGCTAAATCCGCTTTAGGAGATGAGGACAACAATGTTATTTCTCCTGGCTCTGAACCAGGTGGGGTAATGTCAGCTGTGCCTGTGGACTCAAACACTGATGTTTATGGTAGTACTGTTTCTGTTGCAAAAAAGGAGGAATACACAGAGCAGGCTAATTCTCTGGGTGGTTCAACCACAGCAGAAACTCAGGATAAATCAG GTAACCATCCAGATGCTTCTTCACCAAAATGCCAGACTGATAAATCTTTGATACAAGGTGAGCAACATACAGATCCAGCCACACCACCTGCATTAGGTATCTCAAGTGGCAATGTTGCTGAAAAGGTTGTAGAAACTCCCCAAAATGCAAGCAATGATTTGAATGCACGTGTGCAAG ATGCAGTATTAAATCATGGTACAGATCATAGTCCTGGTACTGTTACTTCCCAGGGCAAGGTAGGCTCAAGCATAGTGGAACCTGGCAATGGTAATGGAATCCGTACCAGTGCTACATGTGGCTCCCCTTCAGTGATTAGTTGCTCCGAACCCTCTCCCCAGGAAGGTGGACAGGGCAGCAACGCACTACTTCATCATACACCACTAGATGTGCAGTCTGGGGATCCAAAAGATTGTGAAGCCAATGCTGATGCTGCTCAGAGCTCAAAACAATGTTCTACCAGAAATTTAGAATCTGCTCTTGGTTCTGAGGAGACTAATACAGCAGGAGGTGATAGAAGCTTCTCATTCGAGGTGGGAGCTCCACCAAATGCTTCTGAGAAAGCTCATAGCCCTGTTTGGAGCCCGTTCCCTAGATACACAGCTTCTCAGAGTACCGAG ATGACCCCAGAAAATCCTCAACCTGGAAGTTCATTGAAGAGTATCAGTGATGTTAGTAAGGAAACATCTATTGCAAAAGCTGGTAAAGAACAGCTGTCAGAAAGGAAAGTGGCTGAAAGTGCTGGGGGCCCGTCAGACAACTCTAACATTGGTGATAGCACTAAGAGTAGCAGTTCACCGCCAGAGAAGTCACAGCAGCATCCAACCCCTGAGCCTTCTG ATTTGGTGAAGTTTCCATTCACAGATCCACAGCATTTGCAGCTACGTGCACAGATTTTTGTTTATGGAGCTCTTAT TCAAGGAACACCACCAGGAGAGGCTTACATGGTGGCAGCTTTCGGAGAGTCTG GTGGTGGTGGTAAACCTACATGGGAGGCAGCTTGGCGAGCTGCTCTTGAAAGATTTCAGTACCAAAAATCACTTTATACTGGTTTAGAGACCCCTACAAGTTCACGTATAG GTAGTTCCGTGCCTGACAAAGCTAATAAGAGTACAGCAGTTAGAACTGCCCCAGCTAGCAAAAAGGGTGGGAAAACTGTGGTACCAGCACATTCTACTGCAACCCTGCACGGAACTTTTAGTGTGCCTCTTGGTAGTTCTACGTTTAACCTGCAACGAGGTACTCATCTGGACTTTAGCCAGGCAGTATCACCATTTACATATAATTCACACATGAGGCAGTCGTCTCCTGGTGTTGCCCCCTGGTATACTCAGAGCCCTGGACCACGTCCTGCACCCTGGCTGATTCCACCACAAAACTTAATTTTTGATTCATCGATGCAAGCAGCTGGTCCTACAAATGAAACTGCAAAGGGGGCATCATCCAAAATCATATCCATTTCGCATACTGTTTCGCCTGTTTTAGTTCCACCTAGTTCGGCACCTTCTATTGTTTCTTCAGCGGCGGTTGTGAATGATGAAAAACAGAAGGCACCAGCTTCTAGCTCTAAGAAGGGAACAGCATCACAAAagccaagaaaaagaaagaaagcttCAGCAAGTCCAGAACAGCAATCTGTCATTGCCTCCCCTCAGCTCAAAGCAGACGTTACGTCTTCTATTCCTGCCACTAACCACACATCAGGATTCACTTTATCTACCCATTCTCCAAGTAATGCTTTGGTTAGTAGGGTTGTTCCTAACACAGGTCAGCTCACCTCTATACCTAACTACCAGATCACTGGTGGTATGGATAGTGAGCAAGGAATCATCTTTTCGGAACAGATCCGGAGTGCAATAGAACAATCAACTGTACAAGCGAAAGGTGCAAGTATGCACTCAGTGGAGGCAGTTAGGCATAAAGAAGGCATATGGAGCCATCTATCCACAATCTCAAAAAACAAGTTACCTCGTGAAGTTGAAGAGAAGCTTACCtcagctgcagctgctgctgaagCAGCAGTTTCTGTTGCAAAGGCAGCTGCAGAAGCTGCCAAGATGGCATCAGAGGCTGCATTGCAGGCGAAGATGATGGCAGAGGAAGCACTTAGCTCTTCTACATCTCTAAAGTCCATGCATCATGAAGCTGGTGAAGTTGGTATCAGTAGCAATCCACCTGGCCAGTCAAGTTCAACACCAGCATCATCTCTGAAAAGTAAGGAGAACAGTCGTACCCCGGGTTCCATCCTTTCAGTGGCACGGAAGGCTGCTAGAAAGAGGGTTGAAGAGGCATCTGCAGCTACAAAACGTGCAGAAAACTTGGATGCCATACTGAAAGCTGCGGAGTTCGCTGCGGAGGCTGTGTTCAGAGCTGGAACTATTATTGGAATGGGTGAACCACTACCTTTTACTCTAAGGGAGCTTTTAGAAGCTGGCCCGGATGGCTACTGGAAGTCTGAGAGTGTGAGGAATAAAGCTGGAAGTGGTAATCACAATCCAGTAACAGAAACATTGGAGGTAGATGCACCTGCTAATTTCAGTAAATCTGGCAGAAAGCGTGGTCGGAAACCTAAGTATGATCAAGCACTACCAAATTCGGAGCCATCTTCAAGTGGCAAAGAATTGCTGCCAGAAGGAATACACTCAG GACATGGGGTTGAAGATGTTCCCACCACTATGGCACTTGATAGTAACAAAAATAGTACAGCACCAGTAAACATTATCTGGAATGGCATTGAAAAGGGATCTGCTGTTGAG GTCTTATCTGACAAGGGTGGGTTTGGAGTAGCTTGGTTTTCTGCCAAGGTTGTTGATATAAATGAAAATAACACATTTGTCAGCTATCACAACCACAACG GAACTGGTCCTCATGAAGAACAGGTGCCATTGAGACAAGATGGGGATAAACCGCCTCAAATACGTCTTCCTTACCCTGCTACCCTTTCTAAATTCAAAACTAGGAAACGTCGCAGGGAAACAGCAGGGAGTTGTTTATGGGTTATTGGAGATCACGTAGATGCTTGGGTCAATGATAG TTGGCGTGAGGGAGTTATTGCTCAGAATTATGAGGGTGATGAGACAAAGTATGTTGTACAATTTTCAG ttggaggtggtggtgaGTCATTAGTTGTTGATGCTTGGAATCTTCGTCCATCACGTGTTTGGAAAGATGGTCAATGGACAGAGTGGTCCAGCGCAAGAGAAAGGAAATCTAAATCTAATAAG GGTGATTCACCTCTTGAGAAACGCCAAAGGACAGACCTGCTTCAAGCAGGTGGCGATCTATCTACTGTTGGTGAAGCAGGGGGTCCCTCCAAGGATAAGAATACTAACAATACAAAAAAGCCGGAGGAGCTAAAGCAATTGGCTTTGTCTCAGGAGGAAATGGTTTTCAACGTTGGGAAGAGTGTAGTTGAAAATAAATCTGATGCTCTTGCATTCAAACGGCCTGGATTGCAGAAAGAAGGATCAAAGGTTGTCTACGGTGTTCCAAAACatggaaagaagaagaagtttaTGGAAGTAAGCAAACATTATGATGTAGGCCAATCTGACAAGATTTCCGAGGGCAATGCATCTAGCAGATTTGCAAAACATTCAATGCCACAATTGCCAAGACCGCGTGAAAATACCTCCAAAGTTGATCACAATAGAGGAAGGAGAGTAGCTGAGATGAGGTCTAGAATACCTAAACCCACAAAGTCACAGAATGTTGCAGCTAACAGTGTTCCTGATGAGGATTCCTTGCCCAAGTCCATTCCAAATTCTGGTGTTTCTGAAAGGAGTTTTACTTTAGCAGAAAGTAACACAAGCACCTCGAACACCAAGAAGCCCACTGTAGAAAAAAATAATTCTGCGTTGGGCACGGGCCCTAGAACTGTAGTTCCTTCTGTTTCTGAAATGCAACCGGCATATACTGATCCTACTTCCAAGCAGAATGTGTCCACTAACAATCGAGCTAAAAGGAAATATGTTCCTCCTGTGGGTAACGTGAACAGAAGTACGCTTAGAACCTGTGAAAAGACTAGTTCTGATTCTGGTGAGCCCCAAAGGACTAGTTCTGATTCTGCTGAACCCAGACGATCTAACCGGCGAATTCAACCAACTTCGAGG TTACTAGAGGGTTTGCAAAGTTCCCTCATAATCTCCAAAGTTCCTGGGGAGAAGGTTCCAAGGAGCAATTACAAAAGTGCTTCGTCAAGAG GGAGAGCTCATGGCTGA